In Sphingomonas crocodyli, a genomic segment contains:
- a CDS encoding spinster family MFS transporter: MDEAVVRHPAPKPENPSSHHALNADPIRSDPVSYPSAGRAWFAVAMLTGLYIFSYIDRTVLTLLVGPIRQDLQISDTEVSLLHGFAFALFYTFLGLPFGRLTDRHHRIGIVSIGILVWSVMTAISGFARSFWQLFLARVGVGVGEAALSPAAYSIITDYFAPDKRSRALSVYVLGSYLGMSLAYLIGGGLVAVLESAPFWDVPLAGPLEGWRIAFLAVGLPGLILAPLIWTVREPRRRGTLRLDGAAVKSVPVSELGGYLRLHWKTYSAHFLGFGLLCLLINGMALWTPTFLIRVHGWSVGEAGAVYGLMIGIFGGFGVVAGGWISDNLQKRGFRGACFIVAAVGSALAIVPTVLMPIVTDSRLMLGLMAPALFFGGIPFGLAVSALQQITPNQMRGQVSAMYQFFNNLLGIGCGPLLVALVTDYVFKDEKALGHSMAIVGGAAAVIATIVLLVGIRPYVESLKLADRWKREGD, encoded by the coding sequence ATGGATGAGGCGGTGGTGCGGCATCCGGCGCCAAAACCGGAAAACCCTTCATCCCATCACGCGCTCAACGCCGATCCGATCCGCAGCGATCCTGTGAGCTATCCATCCGCAGGGCGGGCTTGGTTCGCCGTGGCGATGCTCACTGGGCTCTATATCTTTTCTTATATCGATCGCACCGTGCTGACCCTGCTCGTCGGTCCGATCCGGCAAGACCTGCAGATTAGCGACACCGAGGTGAGCTTGCTGCACGGCTTTGCCTTCGCGCTTTTCTACACATTTCTCGGATTGCCTTTCGGCCGCCTTACCGACCGCCATCACCGTATCGGTATCGTCTCCATCGGGATTCTCGTGTGGAGCGTGATGACCGCAATTTCGGGGTTTGCCAGATCCTTTTGGCAGCTTTTCCTTGCGCGCGTCGGTGTCGGCGTAGGTGAAGCAGCGCTGTCGCCTGCGGCTTATTCAATCATCACGGACTATTTCGCGCCCGATAAGCGATCGCGAGCTCTCAGCGTTTATGTGCTGGGAAGCTACCTTGGCATGTCGCTCGCATATCTGATCGGCGGCGGGCTCGTCGCGGTGCTCGAGAGTGCGCCCTTTTGGGACGTGCCGTTGGCCGGTCCGCTCGAGGGCTGGCGCATCGCGTTTCTCGCCGTTGGTCTGCCAGGCCTTATCCTAGCGCCGTTAATTTGGACCGTCCGTGAGCCTCGCCGGCGAGGAACGCTGCGCCTTGACGGGGCGGCCGTTAAGTCCGTCCCCGTTTCAGAACTCGGCGGCTATCTCAGGCTACATTGGAAGACATATTCCGCCCATTTCTTGGGCTTTGGCCTTCTGTGCCTCCTGATCAACGGCATGGCCCTTTGGACACCGACATTTCTGATCCGCGTGCACGGATGGAGCGTCGGCGAAGCCGGCGCTGTCTACGGTCTCATGATCGGCATTTTTGGCGGCTTTGGGGTCGTTGCCGGAGGTTGGATCTCAGATAATCTCCAGAAGCGTGGTTTTCGAGGCGCCTGCTTCATCGTGGCGGCCGTAGGCTCTGCGCTCGCAATCGTTCCCACCGTGCTGATGCCCATCGTCACCGACAGCCGTCTTATGCTGGGGCTCATGGCGCCGGCGCTGTTCTTCGGCGGCATCCCTTTTGGTCTCGCAGTTTCGGCCCTCCAGCAGATCACCCCGAACCAAATGCGAGGGCAGGTCTCGGCTATGTATCAGTTCTTCAACAACCTGCTCGGCATCGGTTGCGGCCCGCTGCTGGTCGCGTTGGTGACGGATTACGTGTTCAAGGATGAAAAGGCCCTTGGTCACTCGATGGCGATCGTGGGCGGTGCTGCCGCAGTGATCGCGACCATCGTTTTGCTCGTCGGCATCCGTCCGTATGTTGAGAGCCTTAAGCTCGCTGACCGTTGGAAGCGGGAGGGCGATTGA
- a CDS encoding peptidylprolyl isomerase: MSMTIDEIRQVEIVTAVGSIRVAVNLAAAPVTAANFLTYVESGLLDGTEFYRIVAPCNQGGRAVPIDVVQGGFRETVKAPLPPIIHEPTWKTGLRHRDGTISMARYAPGTAAGAFFICVGDQPVLDHGGPRNPDGEGFAAFGRVVRGMDIVRSIWARAESDAFIRKPVPILSAAVADDGVPFPN, encoded by the coding sequence ATGTCGATGACCATCGACGAAATCCGCCAGGTTGAAATCGTAACTGCAGTAGGGTCCATCAGAGTTGCCGTTAATCTCGCCGCAGCGCCCGTCACCGCTGCGAACTTCCTAACCTATGTGGAATCGGGACTTCTCGATGGGACGGAATTCTACCGGATCGTGGCGCCCTGCAACCAAGGTGGTCGCGCTGTTCCTATCGATGTCGTTCAGGGTGGCTTTCGGGAAACCGTAAAGGCGCCTTTGCCGCCGATCATCCACGAGCCCACGTGGAAGACAGGCCTTCGGCATCGGGACGGTACCATTTCGATGGCGAGATATGCTCCCGGGACAGCGGCTGGCGCATTCTTCATCTGTGTTGGTGACCAGCCCGTCCTCGATCATGGCGGGCCTCGTAATCCGGATGGTGAAGGCTTCGCAGCTTTCGGTCGCGTCGTGCGAGGCATGGATATCGTCCGGTCGATCTGGGCGCGCGCAGAGTCGGATGCGTTCATTAGGAAGCCTGTGCCAATATTGTCGGCGGCAGTGGCGGATGACGGAGTGCCGTTCCCAAATTAG
- a CDS encoding M14 family metallopeptidase has translation MTDSIPYPIGTAGQPWGASERDQWRARQTRQRRYDQDVVPRIDALAARYDKVTYGQLDYAGEAYDLLALRNRHFDPTLPTALITGGVHGYETSGVMGALAFLEREAAAYAERINLLVAPCVSPWAYERIHRWNYDAIDPNRNFRIDGPAREAVALMELVQSTGGSFLVHVDLHETTDSDESEFRPALAARDGKAYEPGEIPDGFYIVDDSENPQPAFSQAVIAAVERVTHIAPADAQGEIIGSPVVAPGVIEYSLAKLGLCASITGARYTTTTEVYPDSPRTTPSECVDAQVAAVCAALDYALEHG, from the coding sequence ATGACTGACAGTATCCCCTATCCCATTGGCACGGCCGGCCAGCCCTGGGGCGCATCTGAGCGGGACCAATGGCGCGCGCGCCAAACCCGCCAGCGCCGCTATGACCAAGATGTTGTTCCGCGCATCGACGCGCTCGCCGCCCGTTACGACAAGGTCACTTATGGCCAGCTCGATTACGCTGGTGAGGCCTATGATCTGCTTGCGCTACGCAATCGTCACTTCGATCCGACGCTCCCCACCGCGCTCATTACGGGGGGCGTGCACGGCTATGAGACGAGCGGCGTGATGGGAGCTCTGGCTTTCCTCGAGCGCGAAGCTGCCGCTTATGCGGAGCGGATCAATCTGCTGGTGGCGCCCTGCGTTAGCCCTTGGGCCTATGAGAGGATCCATCGCTGGAACTATGATGCGATCGACCCCAACCGGAATTTTCGGATCGACGGACCGGCGCGTGAAGCGGTTGCGCTGATGGAGCTCGTCCAATCGACTGGGGGCTCCTTCCTCGTCCATGTCGACCTCCATGAGACGACCGACAGCGATGAGAGCGAGTTTCGGCCAGCGCTCGCCGCGCGCGATGGCAAAGCTTATGAGCCGGGTGAGATCCCCGACGGTTTCTACATCGTCGACGACAGCGAAAACCCCCAGCCGGCGTTTAGTCAGGCGGTCATCGCCGCCGTCGAACGTGTTACCCATATTGCGCCGGCTGATGCACAGGGAGAGATCATTGGTTCACCGGTCGTGGCACCCGGTGTGATCGAATATTCTCTAGCCAAGCTTGGCTTATGCGCTTCGATCACTGGAGCGCGCTATACGACAACGACCGAAGTCTATCCCGACAGCCCGCGTACCACGCCATCCGAGTGTGTCGATGCACAGGTTGCTGCCGTCTGCGCCGCACTCGATTACGCGCTAGAGCACGGCTGA
- a CDS encoding helix-turn-helix transcriptional regulator — translation MDNSLNENGLASSANEVRTSASNPLTFASWLIASKTAPVSQPTFLISRQGLGILQTASASKTVTLLEAPGGYGKSTLLSQWRDRLIAQHNIIGWLFLDEDDNNPSILLSYIIFALSKGGLPTTDALTQLVEALPHQQPKAVLGMLLNIVAETATEIFLVLDDFEALDEAVVEAVIAPLIRLAPDNFHLMIAARGHVRFGAPQLAAQGRLQKVGPAQLRFTLPEIEEVFRGQLSRAEILQVEELTQGWPVALQLLRSWIQQDPRRAGDIAAMSGLTDDIVEYVSDQIVGSFPPSVHTLLMEAAVLQHFSEEDLRDVCGDDIDWQAVVTCEPLRPFLLPHEDRDRTYRLHPIVKEYLLRNLAERAPARKQELHEKATWLYARTDRLLPAIRQADQSGDLELEAQVIESAGGVQIWLRHGLTITKSISHMLSQELLDRCPRLALLRALVLAKEGRVADARVLFQRTREKSDNFAHDRPGVDPAALKRDGLMVESTLLVNDCRAATDVYLENYERLVGEVYRESEFYAGHVKTFLALSHHQRGRFDTAHVYAREALQHYSHERVWHGVIFLHLHLGVIAFAQGRPEATGHYLDARAVVLQYFASDRSKSLLIDPLLAEHHYERNQLTVARRHMANVLGRLNTTEAWMEIYAAACLTAASLTFDDKGVEGALEIVSKVRQDAENRGVSGLSIFLHAADLLFLARADLMDRARGHFEALGELCLDKRKASEDATTWREQEIIYLARAAFALRAGEAQAVRNELADATSHFLRSKNIRSYIRIGALQARALQQLDEPSAAFALLADILEHCRETGYVRIFHEEHGLLADLLQDFVAHAPAKKAYKASMVYGKALLKELEGMPSSNAGKLTVRELDVLQQLKEGYQDKVIARNLSLTENTVKYHLKSIFRKFQVTSRTEAVREAQRKAL, via the coding sequence TTGGATAACAGCCTAAACGAGAATGGATTAGCTTCTTCAGCCAACGAGGTGCGGACCAGTGCGTCGAATCCGCTGACATTTGCCAGTTGGCTCATCGCATCAAAGACCGCGCCAGTCAGTCAGCCAACCTTCCTCATATCGAGGCAAGGTTTGGGTATCTTGCAGACGGCTTCAGCCTCGAAAACCGTCACGCTGCTAGAGGCGCCGGGCGGCTACGGCAAAAGCACTTTGCTCAGCCAATGGCGAGACCGGCTCATAGCTCAGCACAATATCATTGGTTGGCTGTTCCTCGATGAAGATGACAATAATCCATCGATTCTGCTGTCTTATATCATATTTGCCCTTAGCAAGGGCGGTCTCCCGACCACCGATGCTCTCACGCAATTAGTCGAAGCGCTGCCTCACCAGCAGCCAAAGGCCGTGCTTGGGATGTTGCTCAATATCGTCGCCGAGACCGCGACTGAAATCTTCCTCGTGCTCGATGATTTCGAAGCTCTCGATGAAGCCGTGGTCGAGGCAGTCATAGCTCCGCTGATCCGTCTGGCGCCCGACAATTTCCACTTGATGATAGCCGCGCGGGGCCACGTGCGCTTCGGCGCGCCGCAGCTGGCGGCACAAGGCCGGCTGCAAAAAGTAGGGCCGGCGCAGTTGCGCTTCACCCTCCCTGAGATCGAGGAAGTATTCCGAGGCCAGCTGAGCAGGGCTGAAATCCTGCAAGTTGAAGAGTTGACGCAAGGTTGGCCCGTTGCACTTCAATTGCTGCGTAGCTGGATCCAGCAAGACCCGCGCCGCGCTGGCGATATCGCCGCGATGTCGGGGCTGACGGATGACATCGTCGAGTATGTTTCAGACCAGATTGTGGGCTCTTTCCCTCCGTCGGTGCACACGCTGCTGATGGAGGCTGCGGTCTTGCAGCATTTCTCCGAAGAAGATCTGCGTGATGTCTGCGGTGACGACATCGACTGGCAAGCGGTCGTGACTTGCGAACCACTTCGACCCTTTTTGCTGCCGCATGAGGATCGTGACCGCACCTATCGCCTTCACCCCATCGTGAAGGAGTATCTTTTGCGAAATCTTGCGGAGCGGGCGCCTGCCCGCAAGCAGGAGCTGCACGAGAAAGCCACATGGCTTTATGCGAGAACCGACCGACTTTTGCCGGCGATCCGGCAGGCCGACCAATCGGGCGATTTGGAGCTTGAGGCACAGGTAATCGAGAGTGCAGGCGGGGTTCAGATCTGGCTACGCCACGGCCTTACAATCACCAAGTCGATAAGCCACATGCTCTCCCAAGAGCTGCTCGATCGTTGTCCGCGTCTGGCGCTCCTGCGGGCTCTCGTACTCGCGAAAGAAGGCCGGGTTGCTGATGCGCGAGTGCTGTTCCAGCGTACTCGAGAAAAGAGCGACAACTTCGCCCATGACCGGCCAGGCGTAGATCCGGCGGCTTTGAAGCGCGATGGCCTGATGGTCGAATCCACTCTGTTGGTGAATGACTGCCGAGCGGCGACGGACGTCTATCTTGAAAATTATGAGCGGCTGGTGGGGGAGGTCTATCGGGAAAGCGAGTTCTATGCTGGCCACGTCAAGACGTTCCTCGCGCTCTCACATCACCAGCGAGGTCGCTTTGACACGGCGCATGTTTATGCGCGCGAGGCACTGCAGCATTACAGCCATGAGCGGGTATGGCATGGCGTCATCTTCCTCCATCTGCACCTTGGGGTAATTGCCTTCGCGCAAGGCAGACCGGAAGCGACTGGGCATTATCTCGACGCGAGAGCGGTTGTGCTGCAATATTTCGCATCCGATCGCAGCAAGTCCCTGCTGATCGATCCGCTGCTGGCCGAGCATCATTATGAGCGTAATCAGCTGACGGTAGCGCGCCGCCATATGGCAAACGTGCTTGGTCGACTAAACACGACTGAAGCTTGGATGGAAATCTATGCAGCCGCCTGCCTGACAGCAGCCTCACTCACCTTTGATGATAAGGGCGTTGAGGGGGCACTCGAAATTGTATCGAAGGTTCGGCAGGATGCCGAGAATCGCGGTGTTTCTGGGCTTTCAATCTTCTTGCACGCTGCCGATCTGCTGTTCCTTGCGCGTGCCGACTTAATGGATCGAGCGAGAGGGCATTTCGAAGCGCTGGGAGAGCTGTGCCTGGACAAACGAAAAGCGTCGGAGGACGCCACGACCTGGCGGGAACAGGAAATCATCTACCTCGCGCGCGCCGCTTTTGCATTGCGCGCGGGCGAGGCGCAGGCGGTAAGAAACGAGCTCGCGGACGCTACGAGCCATTTCCTTCGATCTAAGAATATCCGCTCTTACATTCGGATTGGGGCGCTTCAAGCGCGCGCCCTGCAGCAGCTTGACGAACCATCGGCTGCCTTTGCGCTACTGGCAGACATTCTCGAACATTGTCGCGAGACCGGCTATGTTCGCATCTTCCACGAGGAACATGGCTTGCTTGCCGATCTCCTCCAAGACTTTGTTGCGCACGCTCCGGCGAAGAAGGCCTACAAAGCGAGCATGGTCTATGGGAAAGCCTTGCTCAAAGAGCTTGAGGGTATGCCATCGTCCAACGCGGGTAAGCTGACCGTCCGTGAGCTTGACGTCCTACAGCAGCTCAAAGAGGGCTATCAGGATAAGGTCATCGCACGAAACCTCAGCCTCACTGAGAATACGGTCAAATACCATCTGAAGAGCATCTTCAGGAAATTTCAGGTCACCTCACGGACCGAAGCCGTCAGAGAAGCGCAACGAAAGGCGCTATAA
- a CDS encoding hydantoinase/oxoprolinase N-terminal domain-containing protein encodes MNWQSGLRIGIDVGGTNTDAVLMQRRVVRATYKAATSYNVSDGIIRAIETILAQAGEDVSAVQCVMIGTTQFTNAFVERTHLQRVGIIRTALPATKGLPPLLDWPADIKAAVGGHVAMVPGGYQYDGTSNSALDERAIANAARNFKAAGLRSVAITSMFSPVNGDMELRAEEIVRNEIPDAAVTLSHKIGRLGLLERENAAIMNASLADLAKRVVQAFRDALIKLKINAPFYISQNDGTLMSAAHVEKYPVLTFASGPTNSMRGAVYLSGEQDALVADIGGTTTDLGVLTGGFPRESSMTSDIGGVRTNFRMPDILALALGGGSIIRADGKEPLQIGPQSVGYRITEKALIFGGDTLTATDIAVAAGYADIGDRSRVVGLSADVVRDAVALMHGRIAEGIDRMKTSAEPVPLVLVGGGSILVSQELAGISRLIVPDHAAVANAVGASIAQIGGESEGVYSYAVTGRDAAIALAKQDAVKSAIAAGADPDSVEILDIDEVPLAYVPGGAVRLRVNAAGRLRLTADLQAARP; translated from the coding sequence ATGAATTGGCAATCCGGCCTTCGGATCGGAATAGATGTTGGTGGCACCAATACTGACGCTGTTCTTATGCAAAGGCGCGTCGTAAGGGCTACTTATAAGGCGGCGACATCGTATAATGTCAGTGACGGCATTATTCGCGCTATCGAGACTATTCTTGCACAGGCCGGGGAAGATGTCTCGGCAGTGCAATGCGTCATGATCGGCACGACGCAGTTCACCAATGCCTTCGTCGAACGGACCCATCTCCAACGGGTCGGGATCATCCGCACTGCGCTGCCGGCCACTAAGGGTTTGCCGCCACTACTCGACTGGCCTGCGGACATCAAAGCCGCCGTCGGCGGCCATGTGGCGATGGTGCCAGGCGGCTACCAATATGACGGAACGTCGAACAGCGCCCTTGATGAGCGCGCGATCGCTAATGCTGCGCGCAATTTCAAGGCTGCGGGACTGCGCTCGGTCGCCATCACTTCGATGTTCTCGCCCGTCAATGGCGACATGGAGCTGCGAGCCGAAGAGATCGTCAGGAACGAGATACCCGATGCGGCCGTGACATTGTCGCACAAGATCGGCCGTCTCGGGCTGCTTGAGCGCGAAAATGCTGCGATCATGAACGCAAGCCTGGCGGACCTCGCTAAGCGCGTGGTTCAGGCTTTTCGCGATGCGCTGATCAAGCTCAAGATCAACGCACCATTCTATATTAGCCAGAATGACGGCACGCTGATGAGTGCCGCGCATGTCGAAAAATATCCCGTTCTAACCTTCGCCTCGGGCCCTACGAACAGCATGCGTGGCGCGGTCTACCTGTCTGGCGAACAGGACGCCCTCGTCGCTGATATTGGGGGAACGACCACCGATCTCGGCGTTCTGACCGGAGGCTTTCCTCGCGAATCCTCGATGACGTCCGACATTGGCGGTGTCCGGACCAATTTCCGCATGCCCGACATCTTGGCACTTGCTCTGGGTGGCGGCAGCATAATCCGAGCAGATGGCAAAGAGCCGCTGCAAATCGGTCCCCAGTCTGTGGGGTACCGGATCACGGAAAAGGCGCTGATATTCGGCGGCGACACGCTGACAGCGACCGACATCGCAGTCGCCGCGGGCTATGCTGACATAGGCGACCGGTCACGCGTGGTGGGTCTTTCCGCTGATGTCGTGCGCGATGCAGTGGCGCTCATGCACGGTCGGATTGCCGAGGGCATCGACCGCATGAAAACGAGCGCTGAGCCAGTGCCACTCGTACTCGTCGGCGGGGGTTCGATCCTCGTGTCGCAAGAGCTAGCGGGCATATCGCGGTTGATCGTTCCAGATCACGCGGCGGTAGCCAATGCCGTCGGAGCGTCGATCGCACAGATCGGTGGCGAATCCGAAGGCGTATATTCCTACGCTGTCACGGGCCGCGATGCAGCAATCGCTCTGGCCAAGCAGGACGCGGTAAAGTCCGCGATCGCGGCGGGCGCCGATCCTGACAGCGTTGAGATCCTCGACATTGATGAAGTGCCGCTCGCCTACGTGCCGGGCGGCGCTGTGAGGCTGCGCGTCAATGCCGCCGGCCGATTGCGTCTGACCGCCGACCTACAAGCCGCGCGGCCATAG
- a CDS encoding TonB-dependent receptor — MTRKSIRRLLTRTMLAAGAVPLLLPSAAWAQDATAGEIIVTARKRSENLQKVPEQVTVFTADKIENANITNLRGFVDLTPNLIVRETFRSNETFLTMRGISSAQGALPPVAFIVDGVQLGSNDFINQDLMDIQQIEVLRGPQGTLYGQGAIAGAIVVTTKAPGDELEGMIKGTYGNANSYRIAGAVSAPLVKDALYARVSGFYRHTDGLIRSAADGRAVPAYQVYKPGDRINPDKQANVRGQLEYRGDALKVSLRGSYTDGDGSCCFLDIVPLNAAGQINASLIDDVKNPGFRGDLVGTEKTIFRDGSLKIDYDFGPVSLASITGYAEVRQHDFGDGDYTPAAVVAQDLRFDSDVFNQEIRLTSNGKAPFQWIAGGFYQDRQDRQRLIVGAENVTRPQGGVPSGSVLNQNNVTNRHAWALFGQATYDLTEKLTALVGLRYDEDRQNNQNTLATVNTLAKAKFHSLQPKAQLSYKWADGFMTYATYSTGFRSGGFTQTTQFKNETSRNYELGFKGSFLDNMLFVNASAFYIDYRNQQLSFVIATPTAFRRGAVNIPKTNINGFELEVQARPTRQLSITAALGLSDTDVREVAALDPALGDVSGAVGNHSPLVSNFTFNLGANYTAPISDDMDLVFNGDFRRQGGFYFDLQNTLKTRTGDYVNGRIALRTANWTLALWGKNLTDTRRATRVSETGNRLRTPNSPRSYGVEASYNF, encoded by the coding sequence ATGACAAGGAAAAGCATTCGACGGTTGCTGACGCGAACCATGCTTGCGGCGGGTGCCGTGCCACTTCTCTTGCCTAGCGCTGCCTGGGCGCAGGATGCCACCGCTGGCGAAATCATCGTCACGGCCCGCAAGCGTTCGGAAAACCTGCAAAAGGTGCCTGAGCAGGTCACGGTGTTCACCGCAGACAAGATCGAGAATGCTAATATCACGAATCTTCGCGGATTCGTTGACCTGACGCCCAATCTCATCGTGCGCGAGACTTTCCGCAGCAACGAAACCTTCCTCACGATGCGCGGTATTTCGAGCGCACAGGGCGCGTTGCCGCCGGTCGCCTTCATCGTTGACGGTGTGCAGCTGGGATCGAACGATTTCATCAACCAGGATCTGATGGATATCCAGCAGATCGAAGTCCTTCGTGGTCCGCAGGGTACTCTCTACGGTCAGGGTGCAATTGCCGGTGCTATTGTCGTCACGACCAAGGCGCCGGGCGACGAGCTCGAAGGCATGATCAAAGGCACCTACGGGAATGCCAATTCCTACCGCATCGCCGGTGCCGTTTCCGCTCCGCTCGTTAAAGACGCGCTCTACGCCCGCGTCTCGGGCTTCTATCGCCACACTGACGGTCTGATCCGCAGCGCCGCCGATGGCCGCGCGGTGCCGGCCTATCAGGTCTACAAGCCTGGCGACCGGATTAATCCTGACAAGCAGGCCAACGTTCGTGGTCAGCTCGAATATCGCGGCGACGCGCTCAAAGTCAGCCTGCGCGGCTCTTACACCGATGGTGACGGGTCTTGCTGCTTCTTAGATATCGTGCCGCTTAACGCGGCTGGGCAAATCAATGCGTCGTTGATCGACGATGTGAAAAATCCCGGTTTCCGCGGCGATCTGGTGGGTACCGAAAAGACGATATTCCGGGATGGTTCGCTTAAAATCGACTATGATTTTGGCCCGGTCAGCCTGGCGTCGATCACCGGCTATGCTGAAGTGCGTCAGCACGACTTTGGTGACGGCGATTACACTCCCGCTGCGGTAGTTGCGCAGGACCTGCGCTTCGATTCTGACGTGTTCAATCAGGAGATCCGCCTGACGTCGAACGGTAAGGCGCCGTTTCAGTGGATCGCCGGCGGCTTTTATCAAGATCGCCAGGATCGCCAGCGTCTGATCGTTGGCGCCGAAAATGTGACCCGCCCCCAGGGCGGCGTGCCGAGTGGTTCGGTGCTCAACCAGAACAACGTCACTAACCGGCATGCTTGGGCGCTATTCGGGCAGGCGACCTACGACCTGACGGAGAAGCTCACTGCGCTGGTCGGTCTTCGCTACGACGAAGATCGCCAGAATAATCAGAACACGCTTGCCACCGTGAACACCCTCGCCAAGGCGAAATTTCATTCGCTCCAGCCCAAGGCTCAATTGTCGTACAAGTGGGCAGATGGGTTCATGACCTATGCTACCTACTCGACCGGGTTTCGCTCGGGTGGATTCACGCAGACGACCCAATTCAAGAACGAAACCAGTCGAAATTACGAGCTTGGTTTCAAAGGCAGCTTTCTCGACAACATGTTGTTCGTGAATGCCAGCGCATTCTATATCGATTACCGCAACCAGCAGCTGTCTTTCGTGATCGCGACGCCCACGGCTTTCCGTCGCGGTGCGGTCAACATTCCCAAGACCAACATCAACGGATTCGAACTTGAAGTGCAGGCGCGTCCGACGCGGCAGCTGAGCATTACCGCTGCGCTGGGTCTGTCCGATACTGATGTTCGCGAAGTGGCGGCGCTCGATCCGGCGCTTGGCGACGTGTCCGGCGCGGTCGGCAACCATTCGCCGTTGGTCTCGAACTTCACGTTCAATCTGGGCGCAAACTACACCGCGCCGATCTCGGACGACATGGACCTGGTGTTCAACGGGGACTTCCGCCGTCAGGGGGGCTTCTACTTTGACCTCCAGAACACGCTGAAGACCAGGACGGGCGATTACGTCAATGGTCGGATCGCACTGCGCACAGCCAATTGGACGCTGGCGCTGTGGGGCAAAAATCTGACCGACACGCGGCGCGCAACCCGTGTCTCAGAAACCGGTAACCGCTTGCGGACACCGAACTCGCCTAGGAGCTACGGCGTCGAAGCTAGCTATAATTTCTAA
- a CDS encoding cytosine permease: protein MGHVPDLALSSTEFTNAPVPINNRISWWTIALIKIGVVLALPGFLIGAQIGHSMGLRNGMIAFFGGAAILAIIAMLTATVAAQTHLATSVITQFPFGRVGARVINLILGITLIGWFAVTAEIFGSTLAQMATSILTIHIPEKVGTVIGGLLMVGTTMFGFKAISRLADLAVPLLLILLLVITWLAIRDHSLATLLAYRGTGQTSIGVSISAVVGGASVGTIIFPDIARFARSANHGRGAAVFTYGLCLPLMFVMVAVASVATGERNIMVLMLALGLGGITLAFLVFKAWTTNVANLYSSSLFFSTLLPRFRFRFVVLGVGALGIASATLGLTQHFVPFLLVLGITIPPIAGIYVTDYQLRGRRLDIAVLASNPKIGIPAFCAWGGGIAIAGLSSSNSVLTLTSIPSCDSIIVAAALYAALHFCTQGRSRLAT from the coding sequence ATGGGCCATGTGCCAGACCTCGCACTGTCATCGACCGAATTCACCAATGCGCCAGTTCCTATCAACAATCGCATCAGCTGGTGGACGATCGCGCTGATCAAGATCGGAGTCGTGCTAGCGCTTCCGGGTTTTCTAATCGGCGCTCAGATCGGCCACAGCATGGGCCTTCGGAATGGCATGATCGCCTTCTTCGGTGGCGCTGCGATCCTGGCGATCATTGCAATGCTGACGGCCACGGTTGCTGCACAAACGCATCTGGCAACATCGGTCATCACCCAATTTCCGTTCGGGCGCGTAGGCGCTCGCGTCATCAATCTCATTCTCGGTATCACGCTCATTGGGTGGTTCGCTGTGACTGCAGAGATTTTCGGCAGCACGCTCGCTCAGATGGCCACGAGCATTCTCACGATTCACATTCCTGAGAAGGTGGGCACCGTGATCGGCGGGCTGCTCATGGTCGGCACCACGATGTTTGGCTTCAAAGCGATATCGCGCCTGGCCGATTTAGCAGTCCCATTACTGCTTATCCTGCTCCTCGTCATAACCTGGCTCGCGATACGTGACCATTCGCTGGCAACTCTGCTCGCCTATCGCGGCACCGGGCAAACGTCGATTGGCGTCAGCATATCGGCCGTGGTGGGGGGCGCCTCGGTTGGAACCATTATCTTCCCTGACATTGCGCGCTTTGCGCGTTCGGCCAATCACGGCCGCGGCGCTGCCGTTTTCACCTACGGGCTGTGCCTGCCTTTGATGTTTGTCATGGTGGCAGTCGCAAGCGTCGCGACGGGAGAGCGTAACATCATGGTGCTCATGCTGGCGCTTGGGCTTGGTGGAATCACGCTCGCATTTCTCGTGTTCAAAGCGTGGACCACCAATGTGGCCAATCTCTATTCGTCGTCGTTATTCTTCTCGACATTGCTACCGCGGTTTCGCTTCCGCTTTGTCGTACTGGGCGTCGGTGCACTGGGGATAGCGAGCGCAACTCTCGGGCTTACGCAGCATTTCGTCCCGTTCCTGCTTGTTCTGGGCATCACCATTCCGCCGATCGCCGGCATTTATGTGACGGACTATCAGCTGCGCGGCCGGAGGCTCGACATCGCTGTGCTGGCAAGCAATCCGAAGATCGGCATTCCGGCCTTCTGTGCATGGGGTGGGGGCATCGCGATCGCGGGATTGAGCAGCAGCAATTCTGTCCTGACCCTGACCAGCATTCCGTCATGCGACTCAATCATCGTTGCAGCAGCACTTTATGCTGCTCTGCATTTTTGCACCCAGGGGCGCAGCCGTCTGGCGACGTGA